One genomic region from Nymphaea colorata isolate Beijing-Zhang1983 chromosome 12, ASM883128v2, whole genome shotgun sequence encodes:
- the LOC116265802 gene encoding chromo domain-containing protein LHP1-like isoform X2, with protein MPTKRKSSKISTPESGQCKNEEKGKEKMVEDEGGGAIGGEENEPEEEGCADAEEEEEEEEQQVQEQEGEIQLQLPKLDEGFYEIEDVRKKRTRKGQVQYLIKWRGWPETANTWEPEENLQSCRDILEAYEERSSKSVRKRRRKTHYSIKKKRTAPFIFQSHAGRKKAKDERSVEEPEEEEEDEEEEEEARSDVTAKEEECEDPVSTSRRTDSVDPLRGVDADGCTVKKDGEKPETGGEQVAGGSRNDKQEGNIDGISIQFQSTESSPHLINRDDGCVNGTSSHVAQNSRFTGAKRRKSGNVRRFKQDSSNAERKEAASGHGAELCVDRYSVPPAEIMEDEQTNSVKDRDRTSSIVKIIKAVSYTTSTIHNVQEVAVSFRALRSDGKEVLVDNEFLKAHNPLLLISFYEQHLRYSPVQMLNV; from the exons atgccGACGAAGAGGAAGTCATCAAAAATAAGCACTCCAGAATCTGGGCAGTGCAAGAacgaagagaaagggaaggagaagatggTGGAGGACGAAGGTGGAGGGGCAATAGGAGGAGAGGAGAACGAACCCGAGGAAGAGGGTTGTGCTGACgccgaggaggaagaggaggaggaggagcagcaGGTGCAAGAGCAGGAAGGCGAGATTCAGCTGCAGCTACCCAAACTCGACGAGGGTTTCTACGAGATCGAAGACGTCAGGAAGAAGCGGACGAGGAAG GGTCAGGTTCAGTATCTCATAAAATg GCGGGGATGGCCGGAGACAGCGAATACGTGGGAGCCGGAGGAGAACCTCCAGAGTTGCCGAGATATCCTCGAAGCTTATGAAGAGAG ATCTTCTAAATCGGTCCGGAAGCGCAGAAGGAAAACTCACTATtcaatcaagaagaaaagaactgcgcctttcatttttcaatccCATGCCGGCAGGAAGAAGGCAAAAGATGAAAGATCAGTTGAAG AgccagaggaggaggaggaagatgaggaggaggaggaggaggcacgCTCGGATGTTACGGCGAAAGAGGAGGAATGTGAGGATCCGGTGTCTACTTCGAGGAGAACTGATTCCGTCGATCCTCTTCGTGGGGTCGATGCTGACGGCTGTACTGTTAAGAAGGACGGCGAGAAGCCAGAGACCGGTGGGGAGCAAGTTGCTGGCGGCAGTAGAAACGATAAGCAAGAAGGCAATATTGATGGAATTTCAATCCAGTTCCAAAGCACTGAAAGCTCTCCCCATCTAATTAACAGGGACGATGGTTGTGTTAATGGGACCAGTTCGCATGTTGCGCAAAACAGTCGGTTCACTGGTGCTAAAAGGAGAAAATCGGGCAATGTTAGGAGGTTCAAACAAGATAGCTCTAATGCTGAAAGGAAAGAAGCCGCGTCTGGCCATGGGGCTGAACTTTGCGTTGATAGATATAGCGTTCCACCTGCTGAAATCATGGAAGATGAGCAAACCAATAGTGTTAAGGACAGAGATCGTACTAGTTCGATCGTAAAAATTATAAAGGCCGTAAGTTACACCACTTCCACGATCCATAACGTTCAGGAAGTTGCTGTATCGTTTAGGGCATTGAG ATCTGATGGAAAAGAAGTATTAGTGGATAATGAATTTCTTAAGGCTCACAATCCCTTGCTG TTGATTAGCTTCTATGAGCAGCATCTTCGTTATAGTCCTGTACAAATGCTAAATGTATGA
- the LOC116265802 gene encoding chromo domain-containing protein LHP1-like isoform X3, whose amino-acid sequence MPTKRKSSKISTPESGQCKNEEKGKEKMVEDEGGGAIGGEENEPEEEGCADAEEEEEEEEQQVQEQEGEIQLQLPKLDEGFYEIEDVRKKRTRKGQVQYLIKWRGWPETANTWEPEENLQSCRDILEAYEERSSKSVRKRRRKTHYSIKKKRTAPFIFQSHAGRKKAKDERSVEEPEEEEEDEEEEEEARSDVTAKEEECEDPVSTSRRTDSVDPLRGVDADGCTVKKDGEKPETGGEQVAGGSRNDKQEGNIDGISIQFQSTESSPHLINRDDGCVNGTSSHVAQNSRFTGAKRRKSGNVRRFKQDSSNAERKEAASGHGAELCVDRYSVPPAEIMEDEQTNSVKDRDRTSSIVKIIKAVSYTTSTIHNVQEVAVSFRALRSDGKEVLVDNEFLKAHNPLLKNGSLDSLVLAL is encoded by the exons atgccGACGAAGAGGAAGTCATCAAAAATAAGCACTCCAGAATCTGGGCAGTGCAAGAacgaagagaaagggaaggagaagatggTGGAGGACGAAGGTGGAGGGGCAATAGGAGGAGAGGAGAACGAACCCGAGGAAGAGGGTTGTGCTGACgccgaggaggaagaggaggaggaggagcagcaGGTGCAAGAGCAGGAAGGCGAGATTCAGCTGCAGCTACCCAAACTCGACGAGGGTTTCTACGAGATCGAAGACGTCAGGAAGAAGCGGACGAGGAAG GGTCAGGTTCAGTATCTCATAAAATg GCGGGGATGGCCGGAGACAGCGAATACGTGGGAGCCGGAGGAGAACCTCCAGAGTTGCCGAGATATCCTCGAAGCTTATGAAGAGAG ATCTTCTAAATCGGTCCGGAAGCGCAGAAGGAAAACTCACTATtcaatcaagaagaaaagaactgcgcctttcatttttcaatccCATGCCGGCAGGAAGAAGGCAAAAGATGAAAGATCAGTTGAAG AgccagaggaggaggaggaagatgaggaggaggaggaggaggcacgCTCGGATGTTACGGCGAAAGAGGAGGAATGTGAGGATCCGGTGTCTACTTCGAGGAGAACTGATTCCGTCGATCCTCTTCGTGGGGTCGATGCTGACGGCTGTACTGTTAAGAAGGACGGCGAGAAGCCAGAGACCGGTGGGGAGCAAGTTGCTGGCGGCAGTAGAAACGATAAGCAAGAAGGCAATATTGATGGAATTTCAATCCAGTTCCAAAGCACTGAAAGCTCTCCCCATCTAATTAACAGGGACGATGGTTGTGTTAATGGGACCAGTTCGCATGTTGCGCAAAACAGTCGGTTCACTGGTGCTAAAAGGAGAAAATCGGGCAATGTTAGGAGGTTCAAACAAGATAGCTCTAATGCTGAAAGGAAAGAAGCCGCGTCTGGCCATGGGGCTGAACTTTGCGTTGATAGATATAGCGTTCCACCTGCTGAAATCATGGAAGATGAGCAAACCAATAGTGTTAAGGACAGAGATCGTACTAGTTCGATCGTAAAAATTATAAAGGCCGTAAGTTACACCACTTCCACGATCCATAACGTTCAGGAAGTTGCTGTATCGTTTAGGGCATTGAG ATCTGATGGAAAAGAAGTATTAGTGGATAATGAATTTCTTAAGGCTCACAATCCCTTGCTG AAGAACGGTTCCTTAGATTCTTTAGTTCTGGCTTTGTGA
- the LOC116265802 gene encoding chromo domain-containing protein LHP1-like isoform X1, whose product MPTKRKSSKISTPESGQCKNEEKGKEKMVEDEGGGAIGGEENEPEEEGCADAEEEEEEEEQQVQEQEGEIQLQLPKLDEGFYEIEDVRKKRTRKGQVQYLIKWRGWPETANTWEPEENLQSCRDILEAYEERSSKSVRKRRRKTHYSIKKKRTAPFIFQSHAGRKKAKDERSVEEPEEEEEDEEEEEEARSDVTAKEEECEDPVSTSRRTDSVDPLRGVDADGCTVKKDGEKPETGGEQVAGGSRNDKQEGNIDGISIQFQSTESSPHLINRDDGCVNGTSSHVAQNSRFTGAKRRKSGNVRRFKQDSSNAERKEAASGHGAELCVDRYSVPPAEIMEDEQTNSVKDRDRTSSIVKIIKAVSYTTSTIHNVQEVAVSFRALRSDGKEVLVDNEFLKAHNPLLELASERDADLQTGPEVAPSWCNPKGKED is encoded by the exons atgccGACGAAGAGGAAGTCATCAAAAATAAGCACTCCAGAATCTGGGCAGTGCAAGAacgaagagaaagggaaggagaagatggTGGAGGACGAAGGTGGAGGGGCAATAGGAGGAGAGGAGAACGAACCCGAGGAAGAGGGTTGTGCTGACgccgaggaggaagaggaggaggaggagcagcaGGTGCAAGAGCAGGAAGGCGAGATTCAGCTGCAGCTACCCAAACTCGACGAGGGTTTCTACGAGATCGAAGACGTCAGGAAGAAGCGGACGAGGAAG GGTCAGGTTCAGTATCTCATAAAATg GCGGGGATGGCCGGAGACAGCGAATACGTGGGAGCCGGAGGAGAACCTCCAGAGTTGCCGAGATATCCTCGAAGCTTATGAAGAGAG ATCTTCTAAATCGGTCCGGAAGCGCAGAAGGAAAACTCACTATtcaatcaagaagaaaagaactgcgcctttcatttttcaatccCATGCCGGCAGGAAGAAGGCAAAAGATGAAAGATCAGTTGAAG AgccagaggaggaggaggaagatgaggaggaggaggaggaggcacgCTCGGATGTTACGGCGAAAGAGGAGGAATGTGAGGATCCGGTGTCTACTTCGAGGAGAACTGATTCCGTCGATCCTCTTCGTGGGGTCGATGCTGACGGCTGTACTGTTAAGAAGGACGGCGAGAAGCCAGAGACCGGTGGGGAGCAAGTTGCTGGCGGCAGTAGAAACGATAAGCAAGAAGGCAATATTGATGGAATTTCAATCCAGTTCCAAAGCACTGAAAGCTCTCCCCATCTAATTAACAGGGACGATGGTTGTGTTAATGGGACCAGTTCGCATGTTGCGCAAAACAGTCGGTTCACTGGTGCTAAAAGGAGAAAATCGGGCAATGTTAGGAGGTTCAAACAAGATAGCTCTAATGCTGAAAGGAAAGAAGCCGCGTCTGGCCATGGGGCTGAACTTTGCGTTGATAGATATAGCGTTCCACCTGCTGAAATCATGGAAGATGAGCAAACCAATAGTGTTAAGGACAGAGATCGTACTAGTTCGATCGTAAAAATTATAAAGGCCGTAAGTTACACCACTTCCACGATCCATAACGTTCAGGAAGTTGCTGTATCGTTTAGGGCATTGAG ATCTGATGGAAAAGAAGTATTAGTGGATAATGAATTTCTTAAGGCTCACAATCCCTTGCTG GAGCTTGCCTCTGAAAGGGATGCAGATCTTCAGACTGGTCCCGAAGTTGCACCTTCTTGGTGTAACCCTAAGGGTAAAGAGGATTAA
- the LOC116266042 gene encoding expansin-B18-like: protein MAATNIFSSLLIFLVFISYLSHLAFASKHKRSPTVADDAGWSPAGATWYGSPDGAGSDGGACGYGSAVEEPPFSSLIAAGGPSLFSSGKGCGACYQVKCSENENTACSGQPVTVVITDECPGGPCLDESAHFDLSGTAFGAMALPDQAGALRNVGRMQIQYRRVACGYPGTNLTFKVDLGSNAYYFAAVIEFEDGDGDLGSVDLAQASPSLSGTDQWLPMQQSWGADWKLNAGSPLQAPFSIRLTSLSSGKTVVAKDVIPLGWQPGASYQALVNFH, encoded by the exons ATGGCAGCCACCAacatcttctcttctctcctcatCTTCCTCGTGTTCATCTCTTATCTCTCCCATTTGGCCTTTGCTTCTAAGCACAAAAGATCACCTACGGTGGCCGACGATGCCGGTTGGTCGCCGGCCGGAGCGACATGGTATGGAAGCCCTGATGGTGCCGGAAGTGATG GGGGAGCTTGTGGGTATGGAAGTGCAGTAGAAGAACCACCATTCTCTTCTTTGATAGCCGCTGGAGGACCTTCTCTTTTCAGTTCTGGCAAAGGATGTGGCGCTTGCtatcag GTCAAGTGCTCGGAAAATGAGAACACGGCATGCTCCGGCCAGCCTGTCACGGTGGTGATCACAGACGAGTGCCCCGGTGGACCCTGCTTGGATGAGTCTGCCCACTTCGACTTGAGCGGCACTGCTTTTGGCGCAATGGCTCTGCCCGACCAGGCCGGTGCTCTTCGCAACGTCGGGCGCATGCAGATACAGTATAGGAG AGTTGCTTGTGGGTATCCCGGCACCAACCTGACATTCAAAGTGGATCTGGGCTCGAACGCATACTACTTCGCCGCCGTGATCGAGTTCGAAGACGGCGATGGCGATCTTGGGAGCGTTGATCTTGCACAGGCATCACCAAGTCTTTCTGGAACAGATCAATGGCTGCCTATGCAACAATCTTGGGGAGCCGATTGGAAGCTCAATGCAGGATCCCCTCTTCAAGCTCCCTTTTCCATCCGCTTGACATCGCTCAGTTCTGGCAAGACTGTTGTTGCAAAAGATGTCATACCCTTGGGCTGGCAGCCTGGTGCCTCCTACCAGGCACTGGTTAACTTCCATTAG
- the LOC116265837 gene encoding probable glucuronoxylan glucuronosyltransferase IRX7 gives MVINNTEVEKQQKKRRREWWLFPFHVLGTVRTMKTSGAASSATGHRHASRADKGRHVYKYIRGILWFFFLLYLLTCGPDLLWLLASSSFAGGEVAAVEPHAARQSLHSTMSLPTLFSRALVEASDDTVVQQPIKLLSASGLMEDLKVFVYELPSRFNSDWLSNERCSNHLFAAEVAIHRALLKSSHRTLKPEEAHFFFVPIYATCNFSTVNGFPAIGHARPLFATAVAHIASAYPFWNRSNGADHVFVATHDHGACFHTMEDVARKDGIPEFLKRSIIVQTFGVKGQHPCQDAAALTVQIPPYVPPEAIGKALAERKRKRDIWVFFRGKMEIHPKNISGRFYSRGVRTEIWRRYSGRRRFFVKRERAEGYLSEIARSVFCLCPLGWAPWSPRIVESVALGCVPVIIADDIRLPFPDAVPWPEISLTVAERDVGRLGRILSHVAATNLSAIQRNLWRDSNRRSLLFNVPLRHGDATWQVLRALAGHRRRTPVSSS, from the exons ATGGTGATAAATAACACCGAGGTGGagaagcagcagaagaagaGGAGGCGAGAGTGGTGGCTCTTCCCCTTCCACGTCTTGGGCACCGTTAGAACGATGAAGACCAGCGGCGCTGCCTCTAGTGCAACGGGCCACAGGCACGCCTCGCGCGCCGATAAGGGACGCCATGTGTACAAATACATAAGAGGCATCCTctggttcttcttcttgctttatctCTTGACTTGTGGGCCGGACCTCCTCTGGCTGCTGGCTTCCTCTTCCTTCGCCGGCGGGGAGGTCGCCGCCGTCGAGCCCCACGCCGCTCGTCAAAGCCTCCATAGCACGATGTCGCTTCCCACCCTCTTCTCTCGAGCTCTGGTCGAAGCTAGCGACGACACCGTTGTGCAACAACCTATAAAGCTCCTTTCTGCAA GTGGTTTGATGGAAGACTTGAAAGTGTTCGTTTACGAGCTTCCGTCGAGGTTCAACAGCGACTGGCTGTCGAACGAGCGGTGCAGCAACCACCTCTTCGCGGCGGAGGTCGCCATCCACAGGGCGTTGCTCAAGAGCTCCCACAGGACGCTCAAGCCCGAGGAGGCTCACTTCTTCTTCGTCCCCATCTACGCCACCTGCAACTTCAGCACGGTCAACGGGTTCCCGGCCATCGGCCACGCTCGTCCGCTCTTCGCCACCGCCGTCGCCCACATCGCCTCAGCTTACCCGTTCTGGAACAGGAGCAACGGCGCCGATCACGTCTTCGTCGCCACTCACGACCATGGTGCATGCTTCCACACGATG GAGGACGTGGCGAGGAAGGACGGCATCCCGGAGTTCTTGAAGCGGTCCATCATCGTCCAGACGTTCGGCGTGAAGGGCCAGCACCCGTGCCAAGACGCCGCCGCGCTCACCGTCCAAATCCCGCCGTATGTGCCGCCGGAGGCGATCGGAAAGGCGCTGGCCGAACGGAAGAGGAAACGGGACATATGGGTTTTCTTCAGGGGCAAAATGGAGATTCATCCCAAGAACATCAGCGGTCGGTTCTACAGCAG GGGAGTGAGGACGGAAATATGGCGGAGGTACAGTGGCCGGAGACGGTTCTTCGTGAAGAGGGAGCGGGCGGAGGGCTACCTGTCCGAGATAGCGAGGTCGGTGTTCTGCTTGTGCCCGCTCGGGTGGGCGCCGTGGAGCCCTAGGATCGTCGAGTCCGTGGCGCTCGGCTGCGTCCCCGTCATCATCGCCGACGACATCCGGCTGCCGTTCCCCGACGCCGTCCCCTGGCCGGAAATCAGCCTGACGGTCGCCGAGCGCGACGTCGGCCGGCTCGGCCGCATCCTCTCCCACGTCGCCGCCACGAACCTCTCCGCCATCCAGCGCAACCTCTGGCGCGACTCCAACCGCCGGTCGCTGCTCTTCAACGTCCCGCTCCGCCACGGCGACGCCACGTGGCAGGTCCTCCGGGCCCTCGCGGGCCACCGCCGCCGCACCCCCGTCTCGTCGTCGTGA